One Sodalinema gerasimenkoae IPPAS B-353 DNA segment encodes these proteins:
- a CDS encoding Dps family protein encodes MATATPVQAFEQVADNPVLLPKTTTEPLCEGLNTLLATFQALYLQYQKHHFVVEGAEFYQLHEFFQECYDEVSGHVHDLGERLNGLGGVPAASFTKLAELCAFEPEEDGVFSARQMLEADLTAEQAAISLLRSQAAQCESLGDRASRYLYEEMLLKTEERAYHIAHFLAPDSLKA; translated from the coding sequence ATGGCTACAGCAACCCCTGTACAAGCATTTGAGCAGGTTGCCGACAACCCCGTTTTACTCCCAAAAACGACGACGGAACCCCTGTGCGAAGGTTTGAATACCCTTCTCGCCACATTCCAAGCGCTGTATTTGCAATATCAAAAACATCACTTTGTCGTTGAAGGAGCCGAATTTTATCAACTCCATGAGTTTTTTCAGGAGTGCTATGATGAAGTTTCCGGTCATGTTCATGATTTAGGAGAACGCCTTAACGGATTGGGGGGCGTTCCGGCGGCCAGTTTCACAAAATTGGCTGAACTTTGTGCCTTTGAACCCGAGGAAGATGGCGTGTTTTCGGCTCGCCAAATGCTCGAAGCGGACTTAACCGCCGAACAGGCGGCTATTTCTCTGCTACGCTCCCAAGCCGCTCAATGTGAGAGTTTGGGCGATCGCGCCAGCCGTTATCTCTACGAGGAAATGCTCCTGAAAACCGAGGAACGGGCCTATCACATTGCCCACTTCCTCGCTCCCGATAGCCTCAAAGCCTAA
- the lpdA gene encoding dihydrolipoyl dehydrogenase, translating to MSQGFDYDLIIIGAGVGGHGAALHAVAQGLNTAIIEAAEMGGTCINRGCIPSKALLAASGRVRELRQTQHLRSMGVHVGEVQYDRQGIADHADNLVNTIRDNMTNSLKRLGVDIIQGWGKVAASQKVTVETADGEKTYSAENIILAPGSVPFVPPGIEIDGKTVFTSDDALKLETVPPWITIIGSGYIGLEFADVYSALGSEITMVEALDKLMPTFDPDIAKIAKRVLLDARDVETYAGVFATKITPGTPVTIELTDAKSKEVVEVLEVDACLVATGRIPVTDKLNLEAVGVETDRRGFIPVNDSLQVTANGEAVPHLWAIGDATGKMMLAHAASAQGVAVVETIQGRDRQIDYRSIPAAAFTHPEISFVGLTEPQAKELGESEGFEVATARTYFKANSKALAEAETDGIAKIIYRKDTGELLGVHIIGIHAADLIQEAANAIANRQSVRELAFNVHTHPTLCEVLDEAYKRSLEAA from the coding sequence ATGAGTCAAGGGTTTGATTACGATCTCATTATTATCGGTGCCGGTGTCGGGGGCCATGGTGCAGCCCTCCACGCCGTCGCCCAGGGGCTAAACACCGCCATTATCGAAGCCGCTGAAATGGGCGGAACCTGCATCAATCGCGGCTGCATTCCCTCCAAAGCCCTCCTCGCCGCCTCCGGGCGGGTGCGGGAACTCCGTCAAACCCAACACCTGCGATCGATGGGAGTTCACGTGGGGGAAGTTCAATATGATCGCCAGGGAATCGCCGATCACGCCGATAACCTGGTAAACACCATTCGCGACAACATGACGAACAGCCTCAAACGCCTCGGAGTGGATATCATCCAAGGCTGGGGTAAAGTTGCCGCCTCACAAAAAGTCACTGTGGAAACTGCCGACGGGGAAAAAACCTACAGTGCTGAGAATATCATTCTCGCCCCTGGTTCCGTTCCCTTTGTTCCCCCCGGCATTGAGATTGATGGTAAAACCGTCTTTACCAGTGATGATGCCCTGAAACTAGAGACAGTTCCCCCCTGGATTACGATTATCGGCAGTGGCTACATCGGGTTAGAGTTCGCCGATGTCTATTCCGCCCTGGGTTCAGAGATTACCATGGTGGAAGCCCTCGACAAACTCATGCCCACCTTCGATCCCGATATTGCCAAAATCGCCAAACGGGTATTGTTGGATGCCCGAGATGTGGAAACCTACGCCGGTGTCTTCGCCACGAAAATCACCCCAGGAACCCCGGTGACGATTGAGTTGACGGATGCGAAATCTAAGGAAGTCGTCGAAGTCTTGGAAGTCGACGCCTGTTTGGTAGCCACGGGGCGAATTCCTGTCACGGATAAGCTGAATTTAGAAGCGGTGGGAGTGGAAACCGATCGCCGAGGCTTTATTCCGGTTAATGATTCTCTACAAGTTACCGCTAATGGGGAAGCGGTGCCGCATCTCTGGGCCATTGGCGATGCCACGGGTAAGATGATGTTAGCCCATGCCGCCTCGGCTCAAGGGGTTGCCGTGGTTGAGACGATTCAAGGGCGCGATCGCCAGATTGACTATCGCAGCATCCCAGCGGCAGCCTTTACCCATCCCGAAATCAGTTTTGTGGGCTTAACGGAACCCCAAGCCAAGGAGTTAGGAGAGTCGGAAGGCTTTGAGGTGGCAACGGCGCGAACCTATTTCAAGGCCAATTCTAAGGCCTTAGCTGAAGCAGAAACCGACGGTATTGCCAAGATTATCTACCGTAAGGATACGGGGGAATTGTTGGGAGTTCATATTATTGGCATTCACGCGGCGGATTTGATTCAGGAGGCCGCCAATGCGATCGCCAATCGCCAATCGGTGCGTGAGTTAGCCTTTAATGTGCATACTCACCCCACCCTCTGCGAAGTTTTGGATGAGGCTTATAAACGCAGCTTAGAAGCGGCGTGA
- a CDS encoding Asr1405/Asl0597 family protein, with protein sequence MSLSPSQLKIHGCSRWCIYHRLKDLGISCQCSPYRPLDVTVTTPLELLQIWSVTRQYSSPPELLKDWLKQCWQQEG encoded by the coding sequence ATGTCCCTCTCCCCATCACAGCTCAAAATTCACGGATGCAGCCGGTGGTGTATTTACCACCGCTTAAAGGATTTAGGGATTAGCTGTCAATGCAGTCCCTATCGTCCTCTGGATGTAACGGTGACAACTCCCTTAGAGTTATTGCAAATTTGGAGCGTTACTCGGCAGTACAGTAGCCCTCCAGAATTACTCAAAGATTGGTTGAAACAATGTTGGCAGCAAGAGGGATGA
- a CDS encoding UvrD-helicase domain-containing protein, which yields MPLTPEQHQAVYAKGSVAITAGAGTGKTYMLAQRYLHHLRDDGYSPLEVVAVTFTEKAALELRSRIREMIAQEMPDNLELLAELEAAPICTFHSLAAQICRDRALDLGIPPDFRVLDAIESQLWFDEASLKILNRLPEHLYEQVPYHLLEAILPQLLDDPLSVQAAFESSPDSWPSLAQQLQDEIFDEILNHPLIQESLEILPRYSGSGKDTLEPARQQVYTALCRLQGGERSPELLKILIERNFSRERGSKKNWKAGGLEVIRQQLKDLRDLAKTYEAELQVLHLGELDEDLAKLLPSLQEAFNWIYRELQTRKCRDRVLCFADLEIYALEALQDERIRCEYGDRFQAILVDEFQDTNPTQGKFLKALTQQATLTVVGDEKQSIYSFRRADIQVFQQMRQRIQQEGGEEVALSLCFRTHPRLIEQINTLFRPLLKHLHQSLRSSRDEIPDAEPDVQVFCLPEAPTWPKAQKRAAEAYRMAEFVQQWLETGEVAAGEIAILARTNAPLGVYAEALEARGIPIALAGGGSLLETREAKDGMALLECVCHPEDDRALVAVLRSPFFALSDRALLLIKQQTDGNPSLTWWQRLQRVDWTSLDCEAEELPPISPLTVLEALRKFAQEESPARVLQEGDRLTGYTAVLANLPSCRRRLADWRGFREFVRDIEGGDRSLYSVVRRLQRLRAMDAAIPRLPLDASNAVSLMTIHGSKGLEWKRVILGDLSVKSSARSDSVLFDPEIGLAVKFSDDFEREGKPFLYVYLQRLQRQLEDQESLRLLYVALTRSRDKLILTACEPKGGFLEQLQPGFDAAAIPLGTWELPPDEELSFSAAPPPEPSPLGELLLRD from the coding sequence ATGCCCCTAACCCCCGAACAACACCAAGCCGTCTACGCCAAAGGAAGTGTCGCCATCACCGCCGGGGCAGGAACCGGCAAAACCTATATGTTGGCCCAACGGTATCTGCATCATCTGCGAGACGATGGCTACTCCCCCCTCGAAGTCGTCGCCGTCACCTTCACCGAGAAAGCCGCCCTGGAACTGCGATCGCGGATTCGGGAGATGATTGCCCAAGAGATGCCCGATAACCTCGAACTCCTCGCAGAACTCGAAGCCGCCCCCATCTGTACCTTCCACAGTCTCGCCGCCCAAATTTGCCGCGATCGCGCCCTCGATTTAGGCATTCCCCCAGATTTCCGAGTCTTGGATGCCATTGAGAGTCAACTTTGGTTTGACGAAGCCAGTCTCAAGATTCTCAATCGCCTCCCGGAACATCTTTATGAACAGGTTCCCTATCATCTGCTTGAGGCCATTCTGCCTCAACTCCTCGACGATCCCCTCTCCGTGCAAGCCGCCTTTGAGTCGTCTCCCGATTCCTGGCCCTCCCTGGCCCAACAGCTTCAAGATGAGATCTTTGACGAGATTCTCAACCATCCCCTGATTCAAGAGAGTTTAGAGATTCTGCCTCGCTATAGCGGCAGTGGCAAAGATACCCTGGAACCCGCTCGGCAACAGGTCTATACCGCCCTCTGTCGGCTCCAGGGAGGGGAGCGATCGCCTGAACTGCTCAAAATTCTCATTGAGCGCAATTTCAGCCGTGAACGGGGCAGTAAGAAGAACTGGAAGGCGGGAGGATTAGAGGTGATTCGCCAACAGTTGAAAGACTTGCGAGATTTAGCCAAAACCTATGAAGCGGAACTCCAGGTATTGCACCTGGGGGAGTTGGATGAGGATTTAGCGAAATTATTACCGTCTCTCCAGGAGGCTTTTAATTGGATTTACCGAGAATTACAAACCCGCAAATGTCGCGATCGCGTGTTGTGTTTTGCCGATTTAGAAATCTATGCCTTAGAAGCCCTGCAAGATGAGCGGATTCGTTGTGAGTATGGCGATCGCTTCCAAGCCATCCTCGTCGATGAATTTCAAGACACCAACCCCACCCAGGGGAAGTTTCTCAAGGCGTTAACGCAACAGGCGACGCTCACCGTCGTTGGCGATGAGAAACAATCTATTTATAGCTTTCGCCGGGCTGATATCCAAGTCTTTCAGCAAATGCGGCAACGGATTCAACAAGAGGGAGGAGAGGAAGTTGCCCTAAGTCTGTGTTTCCGCACCCATCCTCGGCTGATTGAACAGATTAATACCCTGTTCCGCCCCCTGCTGAAGCACTTACATCAATCCCTGCGATCGTCTCGTGACGAGATCCCCGATGCTGAACCGGATGTGCAGGTGTTTTGTCTCCCGGAAGCCCCAACCTGGCCCAAGGCCCAGAAACGGGCGGCGGAAGCCTATCGCATGGCGGAGTTCGTGCAACAGTGGCTGGAGACGGGGGAGGTAGCTGCCGGGGAGATTGCCATTTTAGCCCGTACCAATGCCCCCTTGGGAGTCTATGCGGAGGCCTTGGAAGCCCGAGGAATCCCCATTGCTTTGGCGGGAGGGGGTTCGTTGTTGGAGACGCGGGAAGCCAAGGATGGTATGGCGTTGCTGGAGTGTGTTTGTCATCCTGAAGATGATCGGGCGTTAGTGGCGGTGTTGCGAAGTCCCTTTTTTGCCTTGAGCGATCGCGCCCTCTTGTTAATTAAACAACAAACCGATGGCAATCCTTCCTTAACCTGGTGGCAACGGTTGCAACGGGTGGATTGGACCTCTCTTGACTGTGAGGCTGAAGAACTTCCCCCTATTTCGCCGCTGACGGTGTTGGAGGCGTTACGGAAGTTCGCCCAGGAGGAGTCTCCGGCGAGAGTCTTGCAGGAGGGCGATCGCTTGACGGGCTATACAGCGGTGTTAGCCAATCTCCCGAGTTGTCGCCGTCGTCTAGCGGATTGGCGGGGATTTCGGGAGTTTGTGAGGGATATTGAGGGGGGCGATCGCAGTCTGTATAGTGTCGTGCGTCGCCTACAACGATTACGGGCCATGGATGCCGCCATTCCTCGGCTTCCCCTCGATGCCAGTAATGCAGTGTCCTTAATGACCATTCATGGGTCGAAAGGATTAGAATGGAAACGGGTAATTTTAGGGGATTTGTCCGTGAAATCCTCTGCCCGCAGCGACTCCGTTTTATTCGATCCAGAGATTGGGCTGGCGGTGAAGTTTAGTGATGACTTTGAACGAGAGGGAAAGCCATTTCTCTATGTTTATTTACAGCGACTTCAGCGACAACTCGAAGACCAAGAATCCCTACGCTTATTATATGTCGCCTTGACGCGATCGCGGGACAAACTCATCCTAACCGCCTGCGAACCCAAGGGGGGTTTTTTAGAGCAATTACAGCCCGGATTCGACGCCGCCGCCATTCCCCTAGGAACCTGGGAACTGCCCCCAGACGAGGAACTCAGCTTCAGCGCCGCCCCACCTCCCGAACCGTCGCCCTTGGGAGAACTGTTACTCAGGGATTAA
- a CDS encoding TIGR03279 family radical SAM protein encodes MSRSTIQPALVTRVLPGSIAEEIGFQAGDRLVSINDISPRDLIDYQFLCADEILTLKVLDSDDELHDVEIEKDYDADLGLEFSSALFDNLIQCNNRCPFCFIDQKPPGMRDTLYLKDDDYRLSFLYGSYLTLTNLPPAEWERIEQLRLSPLYVSVHATESEVRSRLLKNPRAGQILEQLQWFQERRLQIHAQVVVCPGINDGIHLERTLQDLAQFGKNLDDDDIPAVASVAVVPVGLTRFRPPEDELIPVSAETAQTVIQKVQALQPQFREQLGSTFAWLADEWFLLAGQEMPERVDYEGYPQIDNGVGSIRLFLDEFRDIAQQRLPSKIESPRHLTWVVGNAVRTAFGEILHQLNAVEGLTVEMVSLNSEFWGQEISVTGVLTGSDVKRGLHNRRHHLGNGIILPTVMLKHGETRFLDDVTVEDLEREFGIPILLANGTEGLIQACLTPSLSRLTQIRL; translated from the coding sequence ATGAGTCGTTCAACCATTCAACCTGCCCTCGTCACCAGGGTTCTGCCGGGTTCCATTGCTGAGGAGATTGGCTTTCAAGCGGGCGATCGCCTGGTATCCATCAACGATATCTCACCGCGAGACTTAATCGACTATCAATTTCTTTGTGCTGACGAAATTCTCACCCTGAAAGTTCTCGACAGCGACGACGAACTCCATGACGTAGAAATCGAGAAAGACTACGATGCCGATTTAGGCTTAGAGTTTTCGTCTGCCTTATTCGACAATCTCATTCAATGTAATAATCGTTGCCCCTTTTGCTTTATTGACCAAAAACCGCCGGGGATGCGGGATACTCTCTATCTCAAAGACGACGATTATCGCCTCAGCTTTCTCTATGGTTCCTATCTCACCCTGACGAACCTCCCCCCCGCCGAATGGGAACGCATCGAACAACTGCGACTCTCTCCGTTATATGTATCCGTTCACGCCACCGAATCCGAGGTGCGATCGCGCCTGCTGAAAAACCCCCGCGCCGGACAAATCCTAGAGCAGTTACAATGGTTCCAAGAGCGGCGTTTACAAATTCATGCCCAAGTTGTGGTTTGCCCCGGGATTAACGACGGCATTCACCTCGAACGAACCCTACAAGACTTAGCTCAATTCGGCAAAAACCTCGATGACGATGATATTCCCGCCGTGGCTTCCGTCGCCGTCGTTCCTGTTGGCTTAACCCGCTTTCGCCCTCCCGAAGATGAACTCATCCCCGTCTCCGCAGAAACCGCCCAAACCGTCATCCAAAAGGTTCAGGCCCTACAACCCCAATTCCGAGAACAATTGGGTTCAACCTTTGCCTGGTTAGCCGACGAGTGGTTTCTCCTCGCGGGCCAGGAAATGCCGGAACGAGTTGACTACGAAGGCTATCCCCAAATTGATAATGGTGTCGGTTCGATTCGTCTCTTCCTCGATGAATTTCGGGACATTGCCCAGCAACGGCTTCCCTCTAAGATTGAGTCACCCCGTCACCTCACCTGGGTAGTCGGGAATGCCGTCAGAACTGCCTTCGGGGAGATTCTACACCAACTTAACGCCGTCGAGGGGCTAACGGTGGAGATGGTAAGCCTCAATAGCGAGTTTTGGGGGCAAGAGATTAGTGTGACTGGGGTTCTCACTGGTTCTGATGTCAAGCGAGGCTTACACAACCGGCGACATCATCTCGGTAATGGGATTATTTTACCCACCGTGATGCTCAAACATGGGGAAACCCGGTTCCTTGACGATGTTACCGTCGAAGACTTAGAACGAGAATTTGGCATTCCCATCCTCCTCGCCAATGGAACCGAGGGGTTAATCCAAGCCTGTTTGACGCCCAGTCTAAGTCGGCTCACTCAAATTAGGCTTTGA
- a CDS encoding TrmH family RNA methyltransferase produces MLTSLQNPLIKQLRKLQQTKQRRLQQQFLLEGTHLIEEASRHHHSLDVLCHTPAWGDRHPQLLRQLQAQRIELVSEDVLNALATTVNPDGVIATAPQTAPSPPNLLPSGVGFALERLQDPGNLGTLIRTAVAAEIDGLWLSQDSVDRTSPKVLRASAGTWFQMPMLPCENLLATVQDYQQQGVQIVATCLDSPLTYWDVNWKQPSLILLGNEGAGLSPQLLDIADVQVTIPISPNAESLNVAIAAALLAFEVRRQRQAATSRPD; encoded by the coding sequence ATGCTCACGAGCCTCCAAAATCCCCTCATCAAACAACTGCGCAAACTCCAACAAACCAAACAGCGTCGCCTCCAGCAACAGTTCCTCCTCGAAGGAACCCACCTCATCGAAGAAGCCAGCCGCCATCACCATTCCCTCGATGTTCTCTGTCATACTCCTGCCTGGGGCGATCGCCATCCCCAACTTCTCAGGCAACTCCAGGCCCAACGCATCGAACTTGTCAGCGAGGATGTCTTAAATGCCCTAGCCACCACCGTCAACCCCGATGGCGTTATCGCCACTGCCCCCCAAACAGCCCCCTCGCCTCCCAATCTATTGCCCTCGGGAGTGGGATTTGCCCTGGAACGTCTGCAAGATCCGGGAAATTTGGGAACCCTCATCCGTACCGCTGTCGCCGCTGAAATCGATGGATTGTGGTTAAGCCAAGATAGCGTCGATCGCACCTCCCCCAAAGTCTTACGGGCTTCGGCGGGAACCTGGTTTCAAATGCCGATGCTTCCCTGTGAGAACCTCCTCGCAACGGTACAAGACTATCAGCAACAGGGGGTGCAAATTGTCGCCACCTGTTTAGATAGCCCCCTCACCTATTGGGATGTGAACTGGAAACAGCCCTCGTTAATTCTTCTGGGAAATGAAGGGGCGGGATTATCGCCTCAACTCCTCGACATTGCCGATGTGCAGGTTACCATCCCCATCAGCCCCAACGCCGAATCCCTCAATGTGGCGATCGCCGCCGCCCTGTTGGCCTTTGAAGTCAGACGACAACGACAGGCTGCGACATCAAGGCCCGACTAA
- the psaB gene encoding photosystem I core protein PsaB — MATKFPKFSQDLAQDPTTRRIWYGIATSHDFESHDGMTEENLYQKIFASHFGHLAIIFLWTSGNLFHVAWQGNFEQWIKDPLNIRPIAHAIWDPQFGQGAVDAFTQAGASNPVNIAYSGVYHWWYTIGMRTNADLYQGSIFLMLLAAVMLFAGWLHLQPKYRPSLSWFKNAESRLNHHLAGLFGVSSLAWTGHLVHVAIPESRGQHVGWDNFLSTMPHPAGLKPFFTGNWGVYAQSPDTASHVFGTSEGAGTAILTFLGGFHPQTESLWLTDMAHHHLAIAVLFIVAGHMYRTNFGIGHSIKEILGAHNPPKGTPFGGMLGEGHKGLYDTINNSLHFQLGLALASLGVITSLVAQHMYALPPYAFMAKDYTTMAALYTHHQYIAGFLMVGAFAHGAIFFVRDYDPETNKNNVLARMLDHKEALISHLSWVSLFLGFHTLGLYVHNDVVVAFGTPEKQILIEPVFAQWIQAASGKALYGFDVLLSNPDSIATTAWPNHANVWLPGWLDAINSGSNSLFLTIGPGDFLVHHAIALGLHTTTLILVKGALDARGSKLMPDKKDFGYSFPCDGPGRGGTCDISAWDAFYLAMFWMLNTLGWLTFYWHWKHLTVWQGNVAQFNESSTYLMGWFRDYLWLNSSQLINGYNPFGVNNLSVWAWMFLFGHLVWATGFMFLISWRGYWQELIETLVWAHERTPLANLVRWKDKPVALSIVQARVVGLAHFTVGYIFTYAAFLIASTAGKFG, encoded by the coding sequence ATGGCAACGAAATTCCCAAAATTTAGCCAAGACTTGGCCCAGGATCCAACCACACGGCGGATCTGGTACGGGATTGCTACGTCGCACGATTTCGAAAGCCATGATGGTATGACGGAAGAGAATCTTTACCAAAAGATTTTCGCGTCCCACTTCGGACACCTCGCCATTATCTTTCTGTGGACCTCAGGCAACCTCTTCCATGTCGCTTGGCAAGGCAACTTCGAGCAGTGGATCAAAGATCCCCTCAACATCCGTCCCATCGCTCACGCGATTTGGGATCCTCAATTCGGTCAAGGCGCTGTTGATGCCTTCACCCAAGCCGGGGCCTCTAACCCGGTAAACATCGCGTACTCCGGCGTGTACCACTGGTGGTACACCATCGGGATGCGAACCAATGCTGACCTCTATCAAGGGTCCATCTTCCTGATGCTCTTGGCAGCCGTGATGCTGTTCGCTGGTTGGCTTCACCTGCAACCGAAATATCGTCCGAGCCTCTCTTGGTTTAAAAATGCTGAGTCTCGCCTGAACCACCACCTCGCGGGTCTGTTCGGAGTTAGCTCACTGGCTTGGACGGGTCACCTGGTGCATGTCGCCATCCCCGAGTCTCGTGGTCAGCATGTGGGCTGGGATAACTTCCTCAGCACCATGCCGCACCCTGCCGGACTGAAGCCCTTCTTCACCGGTAACTGGGGCGTGTATGCTCAAAGTCCTGACACCGCTAGCCATGTCTTTGGCACGTCTGAAGGTGCAGGAACCGCTATCTTGACGTTCTTGGGTGGCTTCCACCCGCAAACCGAGTCCCTGTGGCTGACGGATATGGCGCATCACCATCTGGCGATCGCCGTCCTGTTCATCGTCGCAGGTCACATGTACCGCACCAACTTTGGTATCGGTCACAGCATTAAAGAGATCCTCGGCGCTCACAATCCCCCCAAAGGCACTCCTTTCGGCGGAATGTTGGGTGAAGGCCACAAAGGTCTTTACGACACCATCAACAACTCGCTGCACTTCCAACTGGGTCTGGCTCTCGCCTCCCTAGGTGTGATTACCTCCCTGGTCGCGCAGCACATGTACGCCCTGCCTCCCTACGCCTTCATGGCTAAGGACTACACCACCATGGCAGCGTTGTACACCCATCACCAGTACATTGCTGGATTCCTGATGGTTGGGGCATTTGCTCACGGCGCAATCTTCTTTGTCCGTGACTATGATCCCGAAACGAACAAAAACAATGTTCTGGCTCGGATGCTGGATCATAAAGAGGCTCTCATTTCTCACCTGAGCTGGGTGTCTCTGTTCCTCGGCTTCCATACCTTAGGACTGTATGTTCACAACGACGTCGTCGTTGCTTTCGGAACCCCCGAAAAACAAATCCTGATTGAGCCAGTCTTCGCCCAATGGATTCAGGCAGCATCAGGTAAAGCCCTCTACGGCTTTGACGTTCTTCTATCGAACCCCGACAGCATTGCCACCACCGCTTGGCCCAACCATGCCAACGTGTGGCTCCCCGGTTGGTTGGATGCCATCAACAGTGGTTCCAACTCCCTGTTCCTGACCATTGGTCCTGGTGACTTCTTAGTCCACCATGCGATCGCCCTCGGTCTGCATACCACCACCTTGATTCTCGTCAAAGGTGCGTTGGATGCCCGTGGTTCCAAGCTGATGCCGGACAAAAAAGACTTCGGTTACAGCTTCCCTTGTGATGGTCCTGGTCGTGGCGGTACGTGCGACATCTCTGCTTGGGATGCCTTCTATCTCGCCATGTTCTGGATGCTGAACACCTTAGGTTGGTTGACCTTCTACTGGCACTGGAAACACCTCACCGTTTGGCAAGGTAACGTTGCCCAGTTTAACGAGTCGTCCACCTATCTGATGGGTTGGTTCCGCGATTACCTGTGGTTGAACTCTTCCCAGTTAATCAACGGCTACAATCCCTTCGGTGTCAATAACCTCTCGGTTTGGGCTTGGATGTTCCTGTTCGGTCACCTTGTTTGGGCTACAGGCTTCATGTTCCTCATCTCTTGGCGGGGTTACTGGCAAGAACTCATCGAAACCTTGGTTTGGGCACACGAGCGCACTCCTCTAGCGAACCTGGTTCGTTGGAAAGACAAGCCCGTTGCACTCTCCATCGTTCAGGCTCGGGTTGTGGGTCTAGCTCACTTTACTGTGGGGTATATCTTCACCTACGCTGCCTTCCTGATTGCCTCGACGGCTGGTAAGTTCGGTTAA